The Fulvivirga ligni genome window below encodes:
- the ileS gene encoding isoleucine--tRNA ligase, whose protein sequence is MKYKEYKGLNYAEVADRILEYWQDNKIFEKSVDSREGNETFTFFEGPPSANGTPGIHHVMARAVKDIFCRYKTLKGYQVKRKGGWDTHGLPVELQVEKELGITKEDIGKKISVEEYNQKCRETVMRFKNQWDDLTRKMGYWVDLDDPYVTFDKDYMETLWYLLKQLYDKGLLYKGYTIQPYSPAAGTGLSSHELNQPGTYRDVKDTTITAQFKMKGEEETYFLAWTTTPWTLAGNTALAVGENINYVKVKTFNPYTFKPVQVILAKDRVGAYFSSKAADLNMADYNEGDKLIPYEIVAEYKGKDLVGSEYEQLLPFIEPDGPAFRVIPGDYVTTADGTGIVHISPTFGADDQRVAKLAGIGAIVVKDEEGNIGPIVDKQGRYVKEITEWAGMYVKNEYYADGEAPEKSLDVLIAIKLKEDNRAFNVAKYEHSYPHCWRTDKPVLYYPLDSWFIKTTAMKDKLVDLNKTINWKPESTGTGRFGNWLENLVDWNLSRSRFWGTPLPIWVSEDRTEEKCIGTLDELKAEVAKSIEAGFMTENIGDDFDLHRPYVDDIILVSDSGKKMFREPDLIDVWFDSGAMPYAQWHYPFENKEIFDANYPADFIAEGVDQTRGWFFTLHAIAVMLFGKVAFKNVIANGLVLDKNGNKMSKRLGNAVDPFKTLAEHGPDATRWYMISNANPWDNLKFNIDGVVEVQRRFFGTLQNTYSFFALYANLDGFNFQDGEVSATSRTESDRWILSKLNSLITKVDAAYNDYEPTKAARLIQDFTIDDLSNWYVRLNRKRFWRGEYNEDKKAAYQTLYTCLMTIAKLGSPIAPFYMEQLFQDLNEVTGLDTAESVHLTDFPKVDESIIDTDLEQRMDLAQRVSSLVHSLRKKHMIKVRQPLSKILLPVINDTFKRQVSAVEELILSEVNIKEIEFVGDESGVLVKSIKPNFSKLGKEYGKLMKSIAGQINQFSADDISALESDNQKVIDVNGENITLTLEDVEITYQDIPGWSVASEGRLTVALDITISEDLKKEGIARDLVNRVQNLRKDMGLEVQDKIKIHIEKNTDLVNAALEANKEYICNETQALSLDITESLAEGSELEMDEHKLKVKIEA, encoded by the coding sequence GTGAAATATAAAGAGTATAAAGGGCTCAATTATGCCGAAGTAGCTGATAGAATACTAGAATATTGGCAAGACAATAAGATATTTGAAAAATCCGTAGATAGTCGTGAGGGCAATGAAACCTTCACCTTCTTTGAAGGACCACCCTCTGCGAATGGTACTCCGGGTATTCACCACGTGATGGCGCGTGCAGTAAAAGATATTTTCTGTAGATATAAAACGCTGAAAGGCTATCAGGTAAAAAGAAAAGGTGGCTGGGATACCCACGGTTTGCCAGTAGAACTTCAGGTGGAGAAAGAACTTGGTATCACTAAAGAAGATATAGGTAAAAAAATCTCCGTAGAAGAATACAATCAGAAGTGCCGTGAAACGGTAATGAGATTTAAGAATCAGTGGGATGACCTTACTCGTAAAATGGGGTATTGGGTTGATCTTGATGATCCTTACGTTACGTTTGACAAAGATTATATGGAAACTTTGTGGTACCTGCTTAAGCAGCTGTATGACAAAGGCCTTCTTTATAAAGGATATACTATTCAGCCGTATTCTCCGGCTGCCGGTACAGGTTTAAGTTCGCATGAGCTAAACCAGCCAGGTACTTATAGAGATGTAAAGGATACTACCATCACCGCTCAGTTTAAAATGAAAGGTGAGGAGGAAACTTACTTCCTAGCCTGGACTACCACGCCTTGGACTTTGGCGGGTAACACAGCTTTAGCTGTAGGTGAAAATATAAATTATGTAAAGGTAAAAACCTTTAACCCGTATACATTCAAGCCTGTTCAGGTTATCCTGGCAAAGGATAGAGTAGGTGCTTACTTCAGTAGTAAAGCGGCAGACCTTAACATGGCAGATTACAACGAAGGCGATAAGCTTATCCCTTACGAAATAGTAGCTGAGTATAAAGGTAAAGACCTGGTTGGTAGTGAATATGAGCAATTATTGCCATTCATAGAGCCAGATGGTCCTGCTTTCAGAGTAATACCTGGAGACTATGTAACTACTGCTGATGGTACTGGTATAGTTCACATCTCACCTACGTTTGGTGCGGATGACCAGAGAGTGGCTAAGCTGGCTGGGATTGGTGCTATCGTGGTAAAAGATGAAGAAGGAAACATTGGGCCAATAGTAGATAAGCAAGGTAGATATGTAAAGGAAATCACCGAATGGGCTGGTATGTACGTGAAAAACGAATACTATGCTGATGGTGAGGCTCCTGAGAAATCACTTGATGTGCTTATCGCTATAAAGCTGAAAGAAGACAACAGAGCTTTTAATGTAGCCAAGTACGAACACTCTTATCCACATTGCTGGAGAACTGATAAGCCAGTATTATATTATCCATTGGATTCGTGGTTTATAAAAACCACCGCCATGAAGGATAAACTGGTTGATTTAAATAAAACTATCAATTGGAAGCCGGAATCTACAGGTACAGGTAGATTCGGAAACTGGCTGGAGAACCTGGTAGACTGGAACCTTTCCAGATCCAGATTCTGGGGTACGCCACTTCCTATCTGGGTTTCTGAGGATAGAACAGAAGAGAAATGTATCGGTACACTTGATGAACTGAAGGCAGAGGTAGCTAAATCTATCGAAGCAGGCTTCATGACAGAAAATATCGGTGATGACTTCGATCTTCACAGACCTTATGTAGATGATATCATTTTGGTAAGTGACAGCGGTAAGAAAATGTTCCGTGAGCCAGATCTTATAGATGTATGGTTCGATTCTGGAGCTATGCCTTATGCGCAGTGGCATTATCCATTTGAGAATAAAGAAATATTTGATGCTAACTACCCTGCAGATTTTATTGCTGAGGGTGTAGATCAAACTCGTGGCTGGTTCTTTACATTGCATGCCATCGCGGTTATGCTTTTTGGTAAAGTTGCCTTTAAAAATGTAATAGCTAACGGCTTAGTATTAGATAAGAATGGAAACAAAATGTCTAAGAGATTAGGCAATGCTGTAGATCCATTCAAAACATTGGCAGAGCATGGACCAGATGCCACTCGTTGGTATATGATTTCTAATGCTAACCCATGGGATAACCTTAAATTTAATATTGATGGTGTAGTTGAAGTGCAAAGAAGGTTCTTCGGCACTCTTCAAAACACATATTCATTCTTCGCTTTGTATGCTAACCTGGATGGTTTCAACTTCCAGGATGGCGAGGTGTCAGCAACTTCAAGAACAGAGAGTGATCGTTGGATCCTTTCAAAACTGAATAGCCTGATCACTAAAGTAGATGCTGCTTATAATGACTATGAGCCAACTAAAGCGGCCAGATTAATTCAGGATTTCACTATAGATGACTTGAGTAACTGGTATGTGAGGTTGAACAGGAAGCGTTTCTGGAGAGGTGAATACAATGAGGATAAGAAAGCGGCTTATCAAACACTTTATACTTGTTTGATGACCATCGCTAAGCTTGGATCTCCTATTGCGCCATTCTACATGGAGCAGCTGTTCCAGGATCTTAATGAGGTAACTGGATTAGACACCGCAGAATCTGTACACCTTACAGATTTCCCTAAGGTAGATGAGTCTATCATAGATACAGATTTAGAGCAGAGAATGGACCTTGCTCAGAGAGTTTCGTCATTAGTACACTCTCTTCGTAAGAAACATATGATAAAAGTGCGTCAGCCTTTATCAAAAATTCTTTTGCCTGTAATAAATGACACTTTCAAGAGACAGGTATCAGCGGTAGAAGAATTAATTCTTTCTGAGGTGAATATCAAAGAGATAGAGTTTGTAGGGGATGAGTCTGGCGTGCTTGTAAAGAGCATTAAGCCTAACTTCAGCAAGCTGGGTAAGGAGTACGGTAAATTGATGAAATCAATAGCTGGACAAATCAACCAGTTCTCTGCAGATGATATTTCAGCCTTAGAGTCTGATAATCAGAAGGTAATAGATGTTAACGGTGAAAACATCACGCTTACTTTAGAGGATGTGGAAATCACTTATCAGGATATTCCAGGCTGGTCAGTGGCTAGTGAAGGCAGACTTACAGTAGCGCTTGATATCACTATTTCTGAAGACTTAAAGAAAGAAGGTATAGCCAGAGATCTTGTAAACAGGGTTCAAAACCTTAGAAAGGATATGGGCTTAGAGGTGCAGGATAAAATCAAAATCCATATTGAAAAAAATACGGATTTGGTAAATGCTGCGTTGGAAGCCAACAAAGAATATATCTGTAATGAAACTCAGGCCTTATCTTTAGACATTACCGAATCACTGGCAGAAGGAAGTGAGTTGGAAATGGACGAGCATAAACTTAAGGTGAAAATAGAAGCATAA
- a CDS encoding ferritin-like domain-containing protein, whose product MNIFKILDQFTNDNLMDSKGNGIMSRKMAFNQFARMGKNIALAAAPLGLVAVAGRKSYAKTMETPTEALQLALTLEYLEAEFYELGLQSGVIPTGGREEKVFMQISKHESAHVDFLKAGLGDNSIDKPTFDFTVGGSFDPFNDDSQVDKATSYAQFLALAQAFEDTGVRAYKGQAANLMSTPDLLTAALQIHSVEARHASEVRRIRGLKGWIVQDERGDGMPEATAAVYAGEDVTMQAGFNTASAFGGDAGTEAYDEPLTGAEATDIASLFIVS is encoded by the coding sequence ATGAATATATTTAAAATATTAGATCAGTTTACTAATGATAATCTGATGGACTCTAAGGGCAATGGAATTATGTCTCGTAAGATGGCCTTTAATCAGTTTGCTAGAATGGGTAAAAATATAGCATTGGCAGCTGCACCGCTCGGCCTGGTGGCTGTAGCAGGCAGGAAGAGTTATGCTAAAACAATGGAGACACCCACCGAGGCATTGCAACTAGCTCTTACGCTAGAATATCTAGAGGCAGAATTTTATGAGCTTGGTCTTCAGTCTGGTGTAATACCCACTGGTGGGCGAGAGGAGAAAGTTTTTATGCAGATATCCAAGCATGAATCTGCTCATGTAGACTTTTTAAAGGCCGGCTTAGGGGATAATTCCATTGATAAGCCCACCTTTGATTTCACAGTTGGCGGCAGTTTTGATCCATTCAATGACGACAGTCAGGTAGATAAAGCTACTTCGTATGCGCAGTTTCTTGCATTGGCTCAGGCTTTTGAAGATACAGGTGTAAGAGCATATAAAGGACAGGCGGCAAACTTAATGTCTACTCCTGATCTATTAACGGCGGCTTTGCAAATTCATTCGGTAGAGGCTAGGCATGCCTCTGAAGTGAGAAGAATACGAGGTCTAAAAGGATGGATAGTGCAGGATGAAAGGGGAGACGGTATGCCAGAGGCAACGGCGGCTGTTTATGCTGGTGAAGATGTAACGATGCAGGCAGGTTTTAATACTGCTTCTGCTTTTGGTGGAGATGCAGGTACTGAGGCTTATGATGAGCCACTAACCGGCGCTGAGGCCACTGATATAGCTAGTTTATTTATTGTAAGCTAA
- a CDS encoding ferritin-like domain-containing protein — protein MEKINVYPKYNKDRRNFLKAGGAGLAAAGLLLLGCGDDDGGDADPEVFDLGSGDLAVLNYAYALEQLEADFYTKVFSSFYAGATTEEKAILTDIYYHEVIHRDFFKAAISGVASESQILPTLEFDYGDLDFNDRDSVLATAKALEDTGVAAYNGAGKLLETPDYLLIAGKIVSVEARHASAIRSLINPDSKDFAGDDIIDASGLDTSKAPSEILPIAAGFITTKFTANNLP, from the coding sequence ATGGAAAAAATCAATGTATATCCTAAGTACAATAAGGATAGAAGAAACTTTTTAAAGGCAGGAGGCGCAGGCCTGGCTGCTGCAGGCTTGTTGCTTTTAGGGTGCGGTGATGATGATGGTGGAGACGCAGATCCCGAAGTATTTGACTTGGGTTCTGGAGATTTAGCGGTTTTAAACTATGCTTACGCTCTGGAACAGTTGGAGGCTGATTTCTATACTAAGGTTTTCAGCTCTTTTTACGCTGGAGCTACTACTGAGGAGAAGGCTATTCTGACAGATATTTATTATCATGAGGTAATTCATAGAGACTTCTTTAAAGCTGCCATATCTGGTGTGGCGAGTGAAAGTCAGATATTACCTACGCTGGAGTTTGATTATGGTGATTTAGATTTTAATGACAGAGATTCAGTATTAGCTACTGCTAAGGCTCTGGAAGACACAGGTGTTGCCGCTTATAACGGTGCAGGAAAGCTGTTAGAAACGCCTGATTATTTACTCATTGCAGGAAAAATTGTATCAGTGGAGGCAAGGCATGCATCAGCTATACGTAGCCTTATTAATCCTGACTCTAAAGATTTTGCTGGAGACGATATTATAGATGCATCTGGTTTAGATACTTCTAAAGCACCTTCAGAAATTCTACCAATAGCAGCAGGGTTCATCACCACTAAATTTACGGCTAATAATTTGCCTTAA
- the pnuC gene encoding nicotinamide riboside transporter PnuC — protein MEQVIDYLSNIDIYEALGLIFGLLAVIFLIKENILTWPFGILYVLVSFVIFWEAKLYMDFALNAFYLVLNIYGWWFWIYGKKKDEKEVPITHSSTSTLIYTTLISGLAIVLCGYLLTKYKPDASLPYWDSTTTILSIAGMYLTAIKRIDNWYYWFVVDVLCTVIYFYKDLYFYSILYGVYIGLAIAGYIAWKKSMEAQTA, from the coding sequence ATGGAGCAGGTAATCGATTATCTAAGCAATATAGACATCTATGAGGCCCTCGGGCTTATCTTTGGCCTGCTGGCTGTAATATTTTTGATTAAAGAAAATATACTCACCTGGCCCTTTGGCATACTCTACGTGCTGGTTTCTTTCGTAATATTCTGGGAGGCAAAGTTATATATGGATTTTGCTCTTAATGCCTTCTATCTGGTGCTCAACATTTATGGTTGGTGGTTCTGGATTTATGGTAAAAAGAAAGATGAAAAAGAAGTGCCTATCACCCACAGCTCCACCAGCACTCTTATTTACACTACTTTAATATCTGGTTTGGCTATTGTTCTTTGTGGTTATCTCTTAACCAAATACAAACCAGACGCAAGCTTGCCTTACTGGGATAGTACAACTACCATCCTGAGCATAGCAGGCATGTATCTTACCGCCATCAAGCGTATTGACAATTGGTATTATTGGTTTGTGGTAGATGTGCTGTGCACGGTCATTTACTTTTATAAAGACCTCTACTTCTATAGTATTTTATATGGCGTATACATTGGTTTGGCCATAGCCGGATACATAGCCTGGAAGAAAAGTATGGAGGCGCAAACGGCTTGA
- a CDS encoding AAA family ATPase: protein MKKVAVTGPESTGKSTLSALLAKHYGSVWVPEYARQYIDVLERDYEEQDLLAIARGQIEREDQMEHKAKRVLICDTELIVIKIWFEHKYGHCPEEIIASIESNRYDLYLLTYIDIPWEEDPQREHPHLRAHFYDLFKKELEGFGFPYVEIKGGFSARMNTATKAIDAILKK, encoded by the coding sequence TTGAAGAAAGTAGCAGTAACCGGCCCCGAATCTACAGGAAAAAGTACTCTTTCTGCCCTTTTGGCTAAGCACTATGGCAGTGTGTGGGTGCCGGAATATGCAAGACAATATATTGATGTATTAGAACGTGACTATGAAGAGCAGGATCTTTTAGCCATTGCTCGTGGCCAGATAGAGAGAGAAGATCAGATGGAGCACAAAGCGAAACGCGTGCTCATTTGCGATACGGAGCTCATCGTGATCAAAATATGGTTTGAGCACAAATATGGTCACTGCCCAGAAGAAATTATCGCGAGCATAGAAAGCAACCGATACGACCTTTATCTTCTAACTTATATCGATATACCTTGGGAAGAAGACCCACAGAGAGAACACCCTCATTTGAGAGCCCACTTTTACGACCTGTTTAAAAAGGAATTGGAAGGTTTTGGATTTCCTTATGTAGAAATAAAAGGAGGCTTTAGTGCGCGTATGAATACCGCCACTAAAGCCATTGATGCTATACTTAAGAAATAA
- a CDS encoding efflux RND transporter permease subunit, with the protein MWTKLAHIIIKYRLWLVLVLVAITAFMGYHARDVEMSYDFAKTVPSDDPDMVIFQNFKQEFGEDGNLVAIGLKDSAVYSAENFERFRELGQQISKFEGVNNVISLPQIQRLKKNAKEKKFELEYIFQGAPKSKAEFDSLFQLALDQKFYSGRLVNHTNGATLMLVSINKEVNNSSKRMDLTNNLVEAGTKFQEDTGIQLHYAGLPFVRSVVAGKVSKEMQFFLYLSIGVTALILFLFFRTWDAVVFPMTIIAVIVVWVMGSLALFGYKITLLTGLIPPVIVVIGIPNCVYLINKYHQEFEKHGNKFKAVSTVVRKIGLVTLITNFTTAIGFLVLASTDIVILKEFGIVAGINIMATFLVSIILIPAVFSWLPPPKNKQLKHLRFKGMDFILTQMDLLIHRHRMFIYIATTVIVIISVYGTLKIRAVSYMVDDLPEDSQVIKDLAFFEENFSGVMPLEIVVDTKEKRGVIDLKNLRKIERFEKFLASNRDISEPVSLVSFVKASKQAFYNNNPDRYSLPDRRERNFILPYMKGQSDNSGLFSSFVDSTLQKMRISMQVADIGSHKMDSLITQVIQPEIDSVFADSDITMDITGTTPLFIKGNNFLIKNLRMSLILAFIIIAVIMAILFANFRMIVISLVPNIIPLVITAGIMGFAGIPLKPSTALIFSIVFGISVDDSIHFLAKYRQELFGNKFFVPLAVSKSLRETGASMMYTSIILFFGFVIFAGSEFGGTVALGILTSVTLLIAMFTNLILLPSLLLTFDDGKRRKDAHPLIEQYDDGFYQEDEDEEIDLDLIRVDKEDTSKEINS; encoded by the coding sequence ATGTGGACTAAACTCGCGCATATAATAATAAAATACCGGCTATGGCTGGTATTAGTTTTAGTAGCTATAACAGCATTCATGGGCTATCATGCTCGTGATGTGGAAATGAGCTATGATTTCGCTAAAACTGTACCTTCCGACGATCCGGATATGGTTATCTTTCAGAACTTTAAGCAAGAGTTCGGTGAAGATGGAAACCTGGTAGCTATAGGGCTGAAAGACAGTGCTGTTTATAGCGCTGAAAACTTCGAAAGATTCAGAGAACTAGGGCAGCAGATCTCAAAATTTGAAGGTGTTAATAATGTTATCTCTCTGCCTCAAATACAGAGGTTGAAGAAAAACGCTAAAGAAAAGAAGTTTGAACTGGAATATATATTTCAGGGAGCACCCAAATCTAAAGCCGAGTTTGATAGCCTTTTCCAATTAGCATTAGATCAAAAATTTTATAGTGGCCGTCTGGTGAATCATACCAATGGAGCCACACTTATGTTGGTTTCTATCAATAAGGAGGTGAACAATTCGTCCAAAAGGATGGATCTTACCAATAACCTTGTAGAAGCTGGTACTAAATTTCAAGAAGATACTGGTATACAACTGCACTATGCAGGTTTACCTTTCGTACGCTCGGTAGTAGCTGGAAAGGTGAGCAAAGAGATGCAGTTCTTTTTATACCTTTCTATTGGTGTTACGGCTTTAATATTATTCCTGTTCTTCAGAACGTGGGATGCCGTGGTTTTTCCAATGACCATTATCGCTGTTATCGTGGTGTGGGTAATGGGATCTTTAGCACTGTTTGGATATAAAATCACTTTACTTACCGGGCTTATACCGCCTGTAATAGTCGTCATAGGTATTCCTAACTGTGTATACCTGATCAATAAATATCATCAGGAGTTTGAAAAGCACGGTAACAAGTTTAAAGCCGTTAGCACTGTTGTTAGAAAGATTGGTTTAGTTACGCTAATTACCAATTTCACTACAGCAATAGGCTTTTTGGTGCTCGCCTCTACTGATATTGTAATCCTTAAAGAATTTGGAATTGTAGCTGGTATAAACATCATGGCTACTTTCTTGGTAAGTATCATTCTTATACCTGCTGTATTTAGCTGGTTGCCGCCTCCAAAAAATAAGCAACTAAAGCATTTGAGGTTCAAAGGGATGGATTTCATTCTTACGCAGATGGATTTGCTTATCCATAGGCACAGAATGTTCATTTACATTGCTACTACGGTGATCGTAATTATTTCCGTATATGGAACCCTAAAGATCAGAGCGGTTTCTTATATGGTAGATGACCTTCCTGAAGATAGCCAGGTAATAAAGGATTTGGCCTTTTTTGAAGAAAACTTCAGCGGCGTTATGCCATTAGAAATAGTGGTGGATACCAAGGAAAAAAGAGGGGTTATTGATCTTAAGAATTTAAGAAAAATTGAAAGGTTTGAGAAATTCCTAGCCTCTAACAGAGATATTTCAGAGCCTGTGTCATTGGTGAGTTTTGTAAAGGCATCTAAGCAAGCTTTTTATAATAACAACCCTGATAGATACAGCCTGCCAGATAGGAGAGAAAGAAACTTTATTCTCCCTTACATGAAAGGACAAAGCGATAACAGTGGCCTTTTTAGTTCATTTGTAGATTCTACACTTCAAAAAATGAGGATCTCCATGCAGGTAGCTGATATTGGTTCGCATAAAATGGACTCATTAATAACTCAGGTAATTCAACCAGAGATTGATTCTGTTTTTGCTGATTCTGATATTACAATGGACATTACAGGTACTACTCCTTTGTTCATTAAAGGAAATAACTTCCTAATTAAGAACCTGAGAATGAGCTTGATACTGGCATTTATCATTATCGCCGTGATCATGGCTATTCTGTTCGCTAACTTCAGGATGATAGTTATTTCTCTGGTGCCTAATATAATTCCGCTGGTGATTACCGCCGGTATTATGGGCTTTGCAGGTATTCCTCTGAAGCCAAGTACGGCACTTATTTTCAGTATTGTGTTTGGTATCTCTGTAGATGATTCCATTCACTTTTTGGCCAAGTATAGGCAAGAGCTTTTTGGTAATAAATTCTTTGTACCATTGGCAGTTAGCAAGAGCTTAAGAGAAACAGGGGCAAGTATGATGTATACTTCAATAATCCTGTTCTTTGGTTTTGTAATTTTTGCAGGCTCAGAATTTGGAGGAACAGTAGCATTAGGAATACTAACATCGGTAACATTGCTTATCGCTATGTTTACTAATCTAATCTTGCTTCCATCACTACTACTTACCTTCGATGATGGTAAGCGTAGAAAGGATGCACACCCATTAATAGAACAATATGATGATGGATTCTATCAGGAAGATGAGGACGAGGAGATTGATCTGGACCTGATCAGAGTGGATAAAGAAGATACATCAAAAGAAATAAACTCATAA
- a CDS encoding lipoprotein signal peptidase, translating into MKLYKYYLLAIGIIALDQAVKLLVHFNMEMGTPGEIDVIGDWFKLHYLLNPGMAFGLKSSHYYGKLLLTLFRLGAMVGIGYYMYYLYKREAKAGLLWCMGLILGGAVGNVIDSTFYGVLLDNAPAGSPSPWFHGQVIDMLFFPLFDGYYPSWVPGVGGNYFLFFSPVFNIADSSIFIGVVLILIFQKRYFKNKDNTSTINQPNAAEAEDEHKEVIIS; encoded by the coding sequence ATGAAGTTATATAAGTATTACCTGTTGGCCATTGGTATTATTGCATTAGATCAGGCAGTAAAGCTCTTGGTTCACTTTAATATGGAAATGGGCACACCAGGTGAAATTGACGTCATTGGAGACTGGTTTAAGCTTCATTATTTGCTTAACCCGGGTATGGCTTTTGGCTTAAAGTCTAGCCATTATTATGGAAAGCTGCTTTTAACCTTATTTAGGTTAGGTGCTATGGTAGGAATCGGTTATTACATGTATTACCTCTACAAAAGAGAGGCTAAGGCTGGTTTACTATGGTGTATGGGCTTAATCCTGGGAGGTGCCGTAGGTAACGTGATTGATAGTACCTTCTACGGAGTGCTTCTGGATAATGCTCCGGCAGGATCACCTAGCCCATGGTTTCATGGTCAGGTGATAGATATGCTTTTCTTCCCATTATTTGATGGATATTACCCAAGCTGGGTGCCGGGAGTAGGAGGTAATTATTTCCTATTCTTTAGCCCTGTATTTAATATTGCTGACTCCTCTATATTTATTGGTGTGGTGTTAATTCTAATATTCCAGAAAAGATATTTCAAGAATAAGGATAATACCAGCACTATTAATCAACCTAATGCCGCTGAGGCAGAGGATGAGCACAAGGAAGTAATTATTTCTTAA
- a CDS encoding deoxyguanosinetriphosphate triphosphohydrolase, with translation MNWEQLLSNQRLGKKPIEHELSRSAFEQDYDRIIFSHPFRRLQDKTQVHPLPEYDFVHNRLTHSLEVSSVGRSLGKKVGEVILQRHAELANKFSFHDFGAIVAAASLAHDIGNPPFGHSGEDAISEFFKFHPFGKSFQTQVSDWEWQDLTNFEGNAQGFRILNKNRYQGLKLTFATLAAFSKYPRKSLLPEAHKSKRSQKKYGFFQSEKEVFSTIAENVGLISRGDAVWSRHPLTFLVEAADDICYQLIDLEDGCRLGLVSYDDTVELFAGILKDRFNKEKLESITSIDERIGTLRAMAIGVLIEQAVNLFLDNEKDILCGEFDVALADAIPSTPVLNNISDISIKQIYRCRQVMETETAGFEVLPGLLETFTQAVCGDDGSKKSKAISGLMPPEIKEEVQGAETVYEKLMACIDFISGLTDTHAISLYRKLKGISLPNS, from the coding sequence ATGAACTGGGAACAGTTATTGTCTAATCAAAGGCTGGGTAAAAAACCAATAGAGCATGAGCTGAGCAGAAGCGCCTTTGAGCAAGACTATGATAGGATAATCTTTTCACACCCATTTAGAAGGCTACAGGACAAAACACAGGTACATCCTTTACCTGAGTATGATTTTGTGCATAACAGGCTCACCCACAGTTTAGAAGTAAGCAGTGTAGGTCGCTCTTTAGGAAAGAAAGTGGGTGAAGTTATACTGCAAAGACATGCCGAGCTGGCTAATAAATTTTCCTTTCATGATTTCGGGGCCATTGTGGCGGCGGCTTCTTTGGCGCACGACATAGGCAATCCACCTTTTGGCCATTCTGGAGAAGATGCCATCTCTGAGTTTTTTAAGTTTCATCCTTTTGGTAAGAGTTTCCAAACTCAGGTGTCTGATTGGGAATGGCAAGACCTGACCAACTTTGAAGGTAATGCTCAAGGCTTCAGAATATTAAATAAAAACAGATATCAAGGGTTAAAGCTGACCTTTGCCACTCTGGCGGCATTTAGCAAATACCCAAGAAAATCTTTGCTTCCAGAAGCGCATAAGTCTAAGCGAAGCCAGAAGAAGTACGGGTTTTTTCAATCTGAAAAAGAAGTATTCTCAACTATCGCTGAAAATGTAGGCCTTATTTCTAGGGGCGATGCTGTTTGGAGCCGCCATCCACTTACATTTTTAGTGGAGGCTGCTGATGATATTTGTTACCAGCTGATTGACCTTGAAGACGGTTGCCGATTAGGTCTGGTAAGCTATGATGATACGGTAGAGCTTTTTGCTGGAATTCTTAAAGACAGGTTCAATAAAGAAAAGCTGGAATCTATTACCAGCATAGATGAAAGAATAGGTACGCTAAGGGCCATGGCCATCGGAGTTCTGATAGAGCAGGCAGTAAATCTATTCCTTGATAATGAGAAAGACATCTTGTGTGGAGAATTTGATGTTGCTCTGGCTGATGCCATTCCTTCTACCCCGGTACTAAATAATATTTCCGATATTTCTATTAAACAAATATATAGGTGCAGGCAAGTTATGGAGACTGAAACGGCCGGCTTTGAGGTGTTGCCAGGGTTATTAGAAACTTTTACGCAGGCAGTGTGTGGAGATGATGGCTCTAAGAAATCTAAAGCTATTTCAGGGTTAATGCCGCCGGAGATAAAAGAGGAAGTACAAGGGGCTGAAACGGTATACGAAAAACTGATGGCCTGCATAGATTTTATTTCAGGACTTACAGATACTCATGCCATTTCCTTATACAGAAAGCTAAAAGGTATCTCTTTGCCTAATTCTTAA